From Tripterygium wilfordii isolate XIE 37 chromosome 13, ASM1340144v1, whole genome shotgun sequence, the proteins below share one genomic window:
- the LOC120012570 gene encoding protein FAR1-RELATED SEQUENCE 5-like yields the protein MDVSSSSSNDLSFIPQVRAEKIPKIGQEFESLDEAQKFYNEYAREAGFSTRMWTTNRNKNNEIIRKEFVCYKEGAREKGELISDGSRRRGTTREGCKGKMVVVRSTSKLSFIVSIFCEVHNHVLTTPRKVHLLRSHRSMSTAKKALTQQLSAANVPIHQQISIMELEAGSLANIGCIEKDFYNARRDEVKLFAGHDAQMLYEYFEAEKEKNSEFYFSINVDVENKIKHCFWADAECRKAYQTFGDVVVFDTTYNTNRYGMIFAPFVGVNHHGQTTLFACAFLCDETSESFRWLLQQLLIAMVVGPPKMIITDQDPAMSKAIAEILPNILHRFCMWHILSKFSEKLDAVKWKEHYQHFHRCIWNSDSREEFDVQWAKVIESSGLNTNEWLKALYDIRSKWIPAYVNDIFSAGMSSSQRAESCHAFFKSYVSKKNTLMDFVVRFSRALKRQRHQELCLDHKDINEQPVMKTMFGVEKSLAEFYTQTMFYKVQEELFQSMAYIATFDHESGNLKFYIVQRVEGNQKSARKLIEDKSLNYMSCSCRKFESYGIICRHIFSAFSKQLLHQPLSDI from the exons atggatgtcagctcttcttcttccaatgATTTATCTTTTATTCCTCAAGTAAGGGctgaaaaaattccaaaaattggGCAAGAATTTGAATCATTGGATGAAGCCCAAAAATTTTACAATGAATATGCAAGGGAGGCCGGATTTAGTACTCGAATGTGGACTACTAAtcgaaacaaaaataatgaaatcattAGGAAGGAATTTGTTTGCTATAAAGAAGGGGCTCGAGAAAAAGGGGAATTAATATCGGATGGTAGTAGAAGACGTGGGACAACTAGAGAAGGATGTAAGGGCAAAATGGTTGTTGTAAGGTCAACTTCTAAACTGAGTTTCATTGTTTCAATATTTTGTGAGGTCCATAATCATGTGCTCACAACACCTAGAAAGGTGCATTTGCTTAGATCTCACCGTTCTATGTCAACTGCTAAGAAGGCTTTGACACAACAACTCTCTGCAGCGAATGTGCCTATTCACCAACAAATTAGTATTATGGAGTTAGAAGCAGGAAGTCTAGCAAATATTGGGTGTATAGAGAAAGATTTTTATAATGCTCGAAGGGATGAGGTGAAACTATTTGCTGGACATGATGCTCAAATGCTATATGAGTATTTTGaagcagaaaaggaaaaaaattcagaattcTATTTTTCAATCAATGTGGATGTAGAAAACAAGATCAAACATTGTTTTTGGGCAGATGCAGAATGTAGAAAGGCATACCAGACTTTTGGGGATGTAGTAGTATTTGACACAACTTATAATACAAATCGTTATGGTATGATATTTGCACCCTTTGTTGGAGTTAATCATCATGGACAAACTACTCTATTTGCATGTGCATTCTTATGTGATGAAACATCAGAGTCGTTCCGATGGCTTTTGCAGCAGTTGTTGATAGCTATGGTAGTTGGTCCACCTAAGATGATTATCACTGATCAAGATCCTGCAATGAGTAAAGCTATAGCTGAAATCCTTCCAAACATTTTGCATAGATTTTGTATGTGGCATATCTTGAGTAAATTTTCAGAAAAACTAGATGCAGTCAAGTGGAAGGAACATTATCAACATTTTCATAGATGCATATGGAATTCAGATAGTCGAGAAGAGTTCGATGTTCAATGGGCAAAGGTTATCGAGTCAAGTGGGTTGAATACAAATGAGTGGTTGAAAGCATTATACGATATTCGTTCCAAGTGGATTCCTGCATATGTTAATGATATATTCTCTGCAG GTATGTCGAGTAGTCAAAGAGCAGAAAGTTGTCATGCATTTTTCAAGTCTTAtgtttcaaagaaaaatactttgatggattttgtggtTAGGTTTAGTAGAGCTCTAAAACGCCAAAGACACCAAGAATTATGTCTTGATCACAAAGATATTAATGAACAACCTGTCATGAAAACCATGTTTGGTGTTGAGAAGTCATTAGCTGAGTTTTACACACAAACAATGTTTTACAAAGTTCAAGAGGAGTTATTCCAAAGCATGGCTTATATAGCGACATTTGACCATGAGTCTGGAAACTTGAAGTTCTACATTGTTCAGCGTGTTGAAGGGAATCAGAAAAGTGCTAGAAAATTAATTGAGGACAAGTCACTGAATTATATGAGTTGCAGCTGTAGGAAATTTGAGTCCTATGGAATTATATGTCGTCACATTTTTTCAGCTTTCAGCAAACAACTTCTACATCAACCACTGTCTGATATATAG
- the LOC120012571 gene encoding uncharacterized protein LOC120012571, with protein sequence MALKLDMSKAFDRVEWDFLFFMMARMGFNAQWISRLRTCVTSVTFSIIINREIRGCIHPTRGLCQGDPLSRFLFLICIEGLSHLIHQSIRSSSLHGIRISSRGPIISHLLFADDSLLFCRADLVEGRRLLDILHLYERMSGQFLNVNKSSVTFSSNVREELRVSIKNLLCMNDARTDSKYLGLPTLVTSNRRELLSFIKERIWGKLQGWNEKLLSQAGRAILIKAVIQAISTYAMSIFRFPKILCEEINRLSRNFFWSGKTDVRKMHWIG encoded by the coding sequence ATGGCTCTCAAACTCGATATGAGTAAGGCTTTTGATCGTGTTGAATGGGACTTCTTGTTCTTTATGATGGCCCGTATGGGGTTTAATGCCCAATGGATTTCTCGGCTCAGGACTTGTGTGACCTCTGTTACTTTTTCAATCATTATAAATAGAGAGATCCGAGGTTGTATCCATCCTACTCGAGGTCTTTGTCAGGGAGATCCCCTATCGCGATTTCTCTTTCTTATATGTATTGAGGGATTATCTCATCTTATTCACCAAAGTATTAGATCCTCTTCTCTCCATGGGATTAGAATTAGCAGCAGGGGTCCCATTATCTCACATCTTCTTTTTGCAGATGATAGTCTCCTCTTTTGTAGAGCAGATTTAGTGGAGGGCAGGAGATTGCTTGATATTCTTCATCTTTATGAGCGCATGTCTGGCCAATTCCTCAATGTTAACAAATCTTCGGTTACTTTCAGTTCTAATGTTCGAGAGGAGCTTAGAGTATCTATAAAAAATTTGCTTTGCATGAATGATGCTAGAACTGACTCCAAATATTTGGGCTTACCTACTCTGGTCACGAGCAACAGAAGAGAGTTACTTAGCTTTATCAAAGAGAGAATTTGGGGCAAGTTGCAAGGTTGGAACGAAAAGCTTCTCTCGCAAGCTGGGCGGGCTATTCTAATCAAGGCTGTCATTCAAGCTATCTCAACCTATGCCATGAGTATTTTCAGGTTCCCCAAAATCCTTTGCGAGGAAATCAATAGACTTTCTAGAAACTTCTTTTGGAGTGGAAAGACTGATGTTAGAAAGATGCACTGGATTGGTTGA